From Variimorphobacter saccharofermentans, one genomic window encodes:
- a CDS encoding MATE family efflux transporter, with amino-acid sequence MTEDVLNRKSTHDRLGTKKVGALLIEFSVPATIGMLVNALYNIVDRMFIGNAKGIASMGLTALTVSFPIMMIMMGIALMFGAGGAALFSIHLGEKDREGAEKILGNAIAMIFLTSFLFMVIALWNLKGLLTLFGASDESMPYAMEYMRIILYASILQGPSVGCNHFMRADGSPKSAMISMFIGAGFNIMFDYIFIYIFDMGMTGAALATIGGQGLSALWGITYFITKRSNMKLRLRNMRLQLGLIKNIAMAGVPSFVNQISGSLLNLILNNRLRYYGGDVAIGGMGAINSLQQLMVLPTIGISHGAQPIIGYNRGAGNYRRIKETLGKAILAATVIAVLGFTATRLIPGILIGAFGKEEEFRSFGTMAIKIWMLLLPVIGTQIIGSLYFQAIGKPKISLLLTMTRQMLVLIPMILILPNFFGLKGILYSAPISDFISFSITLSFLLIEIRRINYILKKEQQ; translated from the coding sequence ATGACAGAAGACGTACTGAATCGTAAAAGCACCCATGACAGATTAGGAACCAAGAAGGTAGGAGCATTACTAATTGAATTTTCAGTGCCAGCAACCATAGGAATGCTTGTTAATGCACTTTATAATATTGTAGATCGAATGTTTATCGGTAATGCCAAAGGAATCGCTTCCATGGGATTAACAGCCTTAACGGTATCCTTTCCCATTATGATGATTATGATGGGAATTGCATTGATGTTTGGTGCTGGAGGAGCGGCTCTATTTTCAATACACCTGGGTGAGAAGGATCGTGAAGGAGCGGAAAAGATTCTAGGAAATGCGATCGCGATGATTTTTCTAACCTCATTTTTATTTATGGTCATTGCGTTGTGGAATCTAAAAGGGTTGCTTACATTGTTTGGTGCCAGTGATGAAAGTATGCCCTATGCAATGGAATATATGAGGATCATATTATATGCATCCATTCTACAGGGACCTTCAGTAGGCTGTAATCATTTTATGAGAGCGGATGGAAGCCCCAAATCAGCCATGATTTCCATGTTTATCGGTGCGGGATTTAACATTATGTTTGACTATATATTTATTTATATATTTGATATGGGTATGACGGGCGCGGCACTTGCTACCATAGGAGGACAAGGGTTATCAGCGTTATGGGGAATTACCTATTTCATTACAAAGAGAAGCAATATGAAACTGCGCTTAAGGAATATGAGATTACAGCTTGGACTGATAAAAAACATAGCCATGGCAGGTGTTCCATCTTTTGTTAATCAAATCAGCGGAAGCTTATTAAATTTGATTCTTAATAATCGACTTCGCTATTATGGCGGGGATGTGGCCATTGGAGGAATGGGGGCAATTAATAGTCTTCAACAGCTGATGGTATTGCCAACAATCGGTATCAGTCATGGTGCCCAACCGATTATTGGATATAATCGTGGAGCGGGAAACTATCGAAGAATAAAGGAAACATTGGGTAAAGCAATTCTTGCAGCAACCGTTATAGCCGTATTGGGCTTTACGGCCACTAGATTAATTCCAGGGATTTTAATTGGAGCTTTTGGCAAGGAGGAAGAATTTCGTAGCTTCGGCACCATGGCAATAAAGATATGGATGCTATTGCTCCCGGTCATTGGTACACAGATTATAGGCTCTCTTTATTTTCAAGCAATCGGAAAGCCTAAGATATCTCTTCTGCTAACTATGACAAGGCAGATGTTGGTACTGATACCCATGATATTAATCCTACCGAACTTTTTCGGCCTAAAAGGTATTTTGTACTCTGCACCAATTTCCGATTTTATATCATTTTCAATAACATTAAGTTTTCTATTAATAGAAATAAGAAGAATAAATTATATATTGAAGAAGGAACAACAATGA
- a CDS encoding MFS transporter translates to MNRKKYYLYQLFNELMPIYPLYLLLFESKGLTVTQISLLLAIWSLPGIVLEIPSGILADRWSRKNLIVLGAILKALCYLFWFFSEGFLLYAIGFILWGVGGSFASGSEEALLYDSLKTDGQEDSYDKVLGKGRFISGVSTIAASIIGGVIGKGFGFEAALLLSIISGILSGTVALAFQEKNLYRERLQELSEEKEDATLRNALGFLLHNKEIMLFTLMTLLVITTAGILDEYDQLIAKEYGLTVSAIGIWTAIRFALIAFGSYMAHGLRTMIEKIFRMKDIMYQVGSLCMVAAGLLIIAGLVRHFGIMVLYGLYYLIMAAGSVMQEDYVQQKIEAEGRSTVHSLISLSQNLYGMICYGLFGFLLTRTDLHGGLVWCGVYIVFWTLVLGALYLFYSKSSIFHREI, encoded by the coding sequence ATGAATCGTAAAAAATATTACTTATATCAGTTATTTAATGAATTAATGCCGATATACCCACTTTACTTATTACTGTTTGAAAGTAAGGGGTTAACAGTAACGCAGATATCTCTGTTACTTGCCATTTGGTCACTTCCAGGAATTGTACTAGAAATTCCGTCAGGAATTCTTGCCGATCGATGGAGCCGGAAGAACCTGATCGTGCTGGGTGCGATTCTTAAGGCACTTTGCTACCTTTTTTGGTTTTTCTCCGAGGGATTTTTGCTTTATGCAATAGGATTTATCCTTTGGGGTGTTGGAGGAAGCTTTGCATCAGGTTCGGAAGAAGCACTGCTTTATGATTCTTTGAAAACAGACGGACAGGAAGATAGCTATGATAAGGTTCTTGGGAAGGGACGTTTTATCTCAGGGGTAAGTACGATTGCCGCCTCTATTATTGGAGGCGTGATTGGAAAAGGCTTTGGTTTTGAGGCAGCATTACTCTTGTCCATTATAAGTGGAATTCTTTCGGGAACGGTAGCCCTTGCTTTTCAGGAAAAGAATCTTTATAGGGAACGATTGCAAGAATTAAGTGAAGAGAAGGAGGATGCAACACTTCGCAATGCATTGGGATTTCTATTACATAATAAGGAAATCATGCTCTTTACATTGATGACATTGCTGGTAATCACTACTGCAGGTATTTTAGATGAATATGATCAGTTGATTGCCAAGGAATACGGTTTAACAGTCAGCGCAATCGGTATTTGGACTGCAATTCGTTTTGCGTTAATTGCCTTTGGAAGCTATATGGCTCATGGTCTGAGAACCATGATTGAAAAGATATTTCGCATGAAGGATATTATGTACCAGGTGGGCTCGTTATGTATGGTAGCAGCAGGGCTTCTGATTATTGCAGGACTTGTTCGACATTTTGGAATTATGGTGCTTTATGGTTTGTATTATCTTATCATGGCAGCAGGAAGCGTTATGCAGGAAGATTATGTTCAACAGAAGATTGAAGCAGAGGGAAGATCCACAGTGCATTCGTTGATCTCTCTATCTCAGAATTTGTATGGAATGATATGCTATGGACTTTTTGGGTTCTTATTAACACGGACCGACCTTCATGGAGGACTTGTATGGTGTGGAGTCTATATTGTGTTTTGGACTTTGGTACTAGGGGCATTGTATCTATTCTATAGCAAATCGAGTATATTTCACCGAGAAATATAA
- the rpoD gene encoding RNA polymerase sigma factor RpoD has product MSDQMNHDVLEDKFKELLALANQKKGIIEVDRVNTLINELNLENTQIDKIYERLEAYNIVVLSNSDEDEPDEELLLEIEEEPEDAQSDVEALTHSYSMSDDPVHQYLKEIGNYPLLTMADEVELAKKIDEGDEMAKQLLAESNLRLVVSIAKRYVGRGLSFLDLIQEGNLGLIKAVEKFDYTKGYKFSTYATWWIRQAITRSIADQSRTIRIPVHMSEVINKTYRVSRNLLQELGREPSEQELADAMNISVEKVREILKVSADPISLDTPIGEEDDSHLGDFIRDDTVMGPEDAASYSILKDQITRLLDTLTDREQRVLILRFGLMDGRSRTLEEVGKEFNVTRERIRQIEAKALRKLRHPSRAKMLKGFELI; this is encoded by the coding sequence ATGAGCGATCAAATGAATCATGATGTACTTGAGGACAAGTTTAAGGAGCTTCTTGCCTTAGCAAATCAGAAGAAGGGTATTATTGAAGTTGACAGAGTAAATACTCTTATTAATGAACTAAATCTCGAAAACACACAAATTGATAAGATTTATGAAAGGCTGGAAGCATATAATATTGTAGTTCTTAGTAACAGTGATGAAGACGAGCCGGACGAAGAGTTATTATTAGAAATCGAGGAAGAACCGGAAGATGCTCAATCTGATGTAGAAGCACTTACTCATAGTTATTCCATGAGCGATGATCCTGTTCATCAATATTTAAAAGAGATTGGTAATTATCCCCTTTTAACTATGGCTGACGAAGTAGAACTTGCTAAAAAAATAGATGAAGGAGATGAAATGGCTAAGCAGCTACTGGCCGAATCCAATCTGCGTCTTGTAGTCAGCATTGCCAAACGTTATGTGGGCAGAGGCCTATCATTTCTTGATTTAATACAGGAAGGGAATCTTGGTCTGATTAAAGCAGTTGAGAAATTCGACTATACAAAGGGTTATAAATTCAGTACTTATGCTACCTGGTGGATTCGTCAGGCAATCACCAGATCCATTGCAGATCAGTCAAGAACCATTCGTATCCCTGTTCATATGTCTGAAGTAATTAATAAAACGTATCGCGTCTCAAGAAATCTTCTTCAAGAGTTGGGTCGAGAACCCAGCGAACAGGAGCTTGCTGATGCTATGAATATCTCAGTTGAAAAGGTAAGAGAAATTCTCAAGGTATCTGCTGATCCGATTTCACTTGATACACCCATCGGAGAAGAGGATGATAGTCATCTTGGCGATTTTATTCGGGATGACACGGTAATGGGTCCTGAAGATGCGGCTTCTTACTCTATTTTGAAGGATCAGATCACAAGACTTTTAGATACCTTAACCGATCGTGAACAGCGCGTATTGATCCTGCGTTTTGGATTAATGGATGGAAGAAGCAGAACATTGGAAGAAGTGGGCAAGGAATTTAACGTTACCCGAGAACGAATTCGTCAGATCGAAGCTAAGGCTTTAAGAAAGTTAAGGCATCCTAGCCGAGCTAAAATGTTAAAGGGCTTTGAGCTCATCTAA